One window from the genome of Bufo bufo chromosome 4, aBufBuf1.1, whole genome shotgun sequence encodes:
- the FBXO30 gene encoding F-box only protein 30 translates to MPGSCVLPPGGTRPGPMMDEEPQHSHCACCVSRRCMIRPETGISCDLIGCPHVCGAVFHSCKAEEHRMLCPLERVPCLNSGFGCPFFMTRNKLAEHLQLCPASVVCCTMEWNRWPVSYADRKSYENLSRDVDEVEQLDMALALQDQRMLLESLKVATMISKTTEKLESPKQIAVKTEDEGNAITNDVSSDEDSYSALYQATVETTKSLAAALDILNSATRDIAVLNGRLRDASCEMNKNFQLSEHNSIHNTFMDQEFDDEDSIGAASGMACSSLKQKCQNGSSDFYPRTNGSYVVESDDVSQVSVMCNGFHDNTLAPQGKDNVFTVGPNGNGAVITVEGEKLVSQCSSLPSANPVSSPPLVNGSSEQILDKKEEQGLRNVAVFGRSPFLADTYWFKTRTANKSVDTSDLEVQEDPMGLNGIDLITAALLFCLGDSPGGRGISDSRNVDGYHVDFGTQTFSFPSAILATNTMVGEIASASACDHANPQLSNPSPFQTLGLDLVLECVARYQTKQRSMFTFVCGQLFRREEFSSHFKNVHGDIHAGLNGWMEQRCPLAYYGCTYSQRRFCPSTQGSKIIHDRHLKSFGVQPHLPIDIETTKSSSLGPPVNHLSSLPYEVLQHIAGFLDGFSLCQLSRVSRLMRDVCASLLQAHGMVVLLWEKRQYPHGSSWQIKEQVWRFSTAFCTVKEWKFADNVSMAEHLNKCSYNTVEKREEAVPLPCMCVTRELTKDGRSLRSVLKPVL, encoded by the exons ATGCCCGGCTCCTGTGTGCTGCCCCCGGGCGGGACGAG ACCTGGCCCCATGATGGATGAAGAACCTCAACATTCACACTGTGCTTGTTGTGTCAGTCGAAGATGCATGATAAGACCAGAGACTGGAATTTCCTGCGATCTCATCGGCTGCCCACATGTTTGTggggcggtcttccattcatgcAAAGCCGAAGAACATCGAATGTTATGTCCCCTAGAAAGAGTACCTTGCTTGAACAGCGGTTTTGGATGTCCATTTTTTATGACGCGTAATAAACTAGCTGAACATTTACAGCTCTGCCCTGCCAGTGTCGTTTGTTGCACAATGGAGTGGAATAGGTGGCCGGTGAGCTACGCCGATAGAAAATCGTACGAGAATTTGAGCAGAGATGTTGATGAAGTAGAACAACTAGATATGGCTCTAGCATTGCAAGATCAAAGAATGCTCTTGGAGTCTCTCAAAGTGGCCACCATGATATCTAAAACTACTGAAAAACTTGAATCGCCTAAACAGATAGCTGTCAAAACAGAAGATGAGGGCAATGCGATCACAAATGATGTATCCAGTGATGAAGATTCCTACAGTGCACTTTATCAAGCAACAGTAGAGACCACTAAAAGTTTAGCAGCTGCTCTTGACATCTTAAACAGTGCCACAAGAGACATTGCGGTGCTTAATGGAAGGCTACGAGATGCAAGCTGCGAGATGAACAAAAACTTCCAGCTCTCTGAGCACAATAGTATACACAATACCTTTATGGATCAGGAATTTGATGATGAAGACAGTATTGGGGCTGCTAGTGGAATGGCCTGCAGCTCCTTGAAACAAAAGTGTCAAAATGGTTCAAGTGATTTCTATCCACGAACAAATGGTAGTTATGTGGTGGAAAGTGATGACGTGAGCCAGGTATCTGTTATGTGCAATGGTTTCCATGATAACACGCTTGCTCCTCAGGGAAAAGATAATGTGTTTACTGTGGGACCTAATGGAAATGGTGCTGTCATCACCGTAGAAGGTGAGAAACTCGTCAGTCAATGTAGCTCCTTGCCTAGCGCCAACCCAGTCTCCTCTCCACCACTCGTAAATGGCTCTAGCGAACAAATATTGGATAAGAAAGAGGAACAAGGATTACGAAATGTTGCTGTCTTTGGAAGAAGTCCTTTCTTGGCTGATACGTATTGGTTCAAGACTAGAACCGCAAATAAATCAGTGGACACTTCTGACTTGGAAGTTCAAGAAGACCCAATGGGGCTCAATGGTATTGACTTAATTACAGCTGCTTTGCTATTTTGTTTAGGGGATTCTCCTGGTGGTCGAGGGATTTCAGACAGTCGAAATGTAGATGGTTATCATGTTGACTTTGGAACACAAACCTTTTCATTTCCTTCTGCAATATTGGCAACAAATACCATGGTTGGGGAGATAGCTTCAGCTTCTGCTTGTGACCACGCAAATCCCCAACTATCTAATCCTAGTCCTTTTCAGACACTTGGTCTGGACTTGGTTCTGGAATGTGTTGCGAGATACCAAACTAAACAGAGGTCTATGTTTACATTTGTATGTGGACAATTGTTTAGAAGAGAAGAGTTTTCCTCTCACTTTAAGAATGTTCATGGTGATATTCATGCAGGTCTGAACGGCTGGATGGAACAGAGATGTCCATTAGCATATTATGGATGTACTTATTCCCAACGTAGGTTTTGTCCTTCAACTCAAGGATCAAAAATTATCCACGACAGACACTTGAAATCATTTGGGGTTCAACCTCATTTACCCATTGACATTGAAACTACAAAAAGTTCTTCATTAGGACCACCCGTTAATCACCTTAGTAGTTTGccttatgaagttctgcagcatatTGCAGGGTTTCTTGATGGTTTTTCCTTGTGCCAGCTTTCAAGAGTGTCTAGACTTATGAGGGATGTATGTGCCAGTTTACTACAAGCCCATGGAATGGTGGTTCTGCTGTGGGAAAAGAGACAGTATCCCCATGGAAGTTCCTGGCAAATCAAAGAGCAG GTTTGGCGGTTCAGCACTGCGTTCTGCACAGTGAAGGAGTGGAAGTTTGCGGATAATGTGAGCATGGCAGAGCATTTGAATAAGTGCAGCTACAATACGGTGGAAAAGAGAGAAGAGGCTGTCCCTCTTCCTTGCATGTGTGTGACCCGAGAACTGACAAAAGATGGCCGCTCACTCCGCTCCGTCTTGAAGCCGGTCCTTTAA